The window GGGCATTCCGTAAGGCATGCTTCCAGATCACCCGTCGATTGGGTAGTCCTTTGATGCGGGCAAGTCTGACATAGTCGCTACCAAGAACATCAAGCATTGCCGATCTGGTTAGCCTCAGAACACCTGCGGTAGAATTGTATCCAATGGTGATGGCGGGGAGAATCCAATAACGAAATCCTCCGTAACCCCCAGCGGGGAACCAGCCGGAGAGGACCGCAAAGAGCTGTATGAGCATAATACCAAGCCAGAAAGTCGGTATTGACTGGCCGAGGATCGCGAAAGCCTTCGCCAGGAAGTCCTGCCATTTGTCACGTTTTACGGCCGCCACGACGCCGAGAGGCAAAGCAATTACAAAGCTCACAACGGCTGCCGCCAGGGCGAGTTTGATTGTAGCGGGGGCTCTCTCCACGATTGAATCGGTGACCGGTTTACGATAGCGTATGGATTTGCCAAAATCACCTCGGATCGCCTTGGAAACGAAGATCAAGTATTGTACCGGCAGGGGTTTGTCAAAGCCTAATTGCTTCGCTAATGCGTCGTATTCTTGCTGTGTCGCAGTCTCCGGGAGCAACATGCTCAGAGGGTTTCCCGTGAGCCTCGCAAGACAGAAGACCACGATGGAGGCGACAAACAGAGCAATGATTCCTTGGATTAAGCGGATCGATACATACCTGCTCATGAGCGGTTTGAACACTACCGAATCGTCTTGTTATATTCGGCGCCTGGCGTAAGTACGATGTTCCAATACTCGCCCGAACCCTCTATGAAGCGATAAGTGTGGTTCAGCAGAGGCGGTATTCTCACGGCCTTGGGTGACTCGAACTGATACCAGCGATCTCCGAGCAAAACTTCCGCTTTCAGGCCGGTCAGGTCGGGTTTGTTACCTTTAAAAATGAAGAGGCTTTCGAACTCGTGATTGTGCGGCTCCACATGTGCCTCGGGCTGTTCGAGATTTTCCACCGTCCTGACGATCACATAGATGTTCCCTTCCGGATTGTTATTGTGGTCCGAAAAGACGTATCTCGTACCGGGCCCCTTGGTGTGTTTTATCAGCTCTTCTGAACTTCTCGCTACCACATCCAACAGCAATTTTTCCATTTCTTGCCTCCCTGGTGACGATCCTCATTGGGATTGCCCCGATTCGATGCCGTCGGCTCGAGAGCCAGCTGTCTTCGACTGGCGAGACCCAAGACCGAGCAGCCTCGGTCATCCAGCCTACAACTTGAAAAGTAGTATATACAACTGTAACTCTTTGTCAAGCAAAAAAAATGACAAAATTGTATGTTTCTCCACAGAGGTCCATTCTTTTATTTTCGTGTTATGTATGCCAGTGAAATCTCGGTTCATGCTTCTAAAGTAGTTATATTTATTGGATATTATCGTGACTGAATGGTAATATGCACAGAGCGCTGTTTGCATCATTTTTTTGTTGACAAATATTTTTACTTGTATATATAACTTTCCAAGTGAGATATATTGCACCAATGCAAACCAGCCATTATAGACATTTTTCCGCATTCGGAATTGTCACCACAAGAAGGCATATGTTGTAGGTAGAATGGGGCGAGATAATATGACCCAATCGGGACAAAGGAGCTTGTGCGATGGAGCAGACAAACGGGAAAAAGGATGTCGATTTCTTCGCCGTCGGGGACGTGGTGATCGCAAGAAAAGACTGGGAACAGAGTTTCGCGCGAGTAGAATCAATACTTAAAAAGGCGGACATCTGTTTCTTCAACTGCGAGACCCCTTACGGAGAATCGGGTTGCCCGGGAATGGCACCAACAGGGGCGCCGCCCCACCATCCGCGGGGGATGCCGGCCCTAGCTCAAGCTGGTTTCAACGTCTGTACGTTAGCGAATAATCATACCCTTGATTGGGGGATCGACCCTGTGGCTGAGTGCCGGGGGCGACTGCAGAAACTTGGCATAGCAGTCTGCGGTGCAGGCAAGAACATAGATGAGGCAAGGGAACCCGCCATCGTTGAGAGAAAAGGGGTAAAGATTGCATTCCTCGGCTATTGTTCAACAGGGCCCAACTTGTACCTTGCCGAGGAAAACAAACCCGGCTGCGCCATGGTCCGCATTCACACTCTCTATGAACCATATGATTTCCAGCCAGGAACGCCGTTTACCAAGGTTTTAACATGGGCTTACAAACTTGATCTGGAAGCGATGGTAGAGGATATCAGAAAAGCACGAGAGAAGGCCGATCTTGTGGTCATGACCGATCACTGGGGAGTCCACAACGTTCCCGTGATGATCCCCGACTATGGTTTTGAGGTAGGCCATGCGGCGATAGATGCCGGTGCGGATCTTGTTCTTGGCACACACCCCCACATTTTGAAAGGCATCGAGGTTTATAAGGGGAAGGTCATTGTGCACAGCCTCGGGAATTTTTGCATGGAACGGAGAGCGGCCGAAGGTGAAGACGACCAGCGAATACTAACGCTGAAATCCTTTGCTGATATGAGGAATAAGATTTACGGTCCTCTTCACCCTGATCAGGCCAAAAGCCTTATCCTGAAGTGTCACATCTCCGATGGTAGGTTCACCCGGATTTCGTACGTCCCTGTTCAGCTTGATATGACCATGGCCAACCCCGAACCGCTCGAAAAGGCTGACCCGCGGGCTCAGGCTATTTTTGCCTATATGCAGGAGATCACCAAGAAGGCTGGGCTCTCCACCGAGTACCGTTGGGATGGAGATGAAGTGGTTGTTGAAGTGTAGGGAGAAGATTATTAGTGCACAAGAGCGGGACGAATTGAGGTCAAGCGACCAAGAGGGTTGCAAACGCAAAAGAGGCAAGAAGGAGGGGCTATGCATGTGAAGCTGAGATTAAGTCTCATAGTGGTTGTCATCGCACTTCTGGTTTTTTTTGTTTCGACCGCGCTTTCTGCGACGCCCAAACCGGAGGGGACACTTGTGGTAGGACTTTTTTCCCTTGCAGAGGAGGGTTTTTTGCCGGATAGATGTAGTGGAACAGCGAGTCCCCTTTGGGAGCCCGTCTACGATTTCCTGATCTATGGAAACAGTGTCAACATGAAACCCATTCCGGGCCTGGCCGAACGTTGGGAATATTCGAAGGACTATAAAACCCTGACATTCCACCTGAGAAAGGGCGTACAGTTTCATGACGGCTGGGGTGAGCTAACCGCTGAAGATGTAAAATTCACTATAGAGCTGAACGCCCGGCCCACCTCTACCAACCTGAGAAGCTCGGACCTCAGAAAGATCGCCAGCATGGAAGTTAGAGACCGTTACACCCTAGCCCTTCATCTAAAAGAGCCCGACCCCATGTTGTGGCTGAGTTTCTCCACTGCTGACAATACGGGTCTCGGCATCCTCTGTAAGAAATATGTCGAGACCATAGGCGAGGAAAAGGCCAACAGGCAGCCTCTTGGATCGGGCCCGTATCGCTTCGTCGAGCAGAAATCCGGTGATTACGCAAAGTTTGAAGCCTATGACAGTCACTGGCTCGTGGTTCCCGAGTTCAAGTATCTGGTAATCCGGATAGTACCGGAAGAAAGCACGAGAGTTGCTATGCTCAAGACCGGGGAACTCGATATCGCCATGGAGCTCGGCATGAACAAGATACCTGAACTGGAAAAGACAGGCTTGAGAACCATTGTGCAGAGAAACACCGTGACTGACTTCATAGCCTTGGGTGGTTTGCTGATTCCCGAGGATAAGCGCTACGTTGAAGGGTATCATAGAAAAGATCCGTGGAAAGATGTTAGGGTAAGGGAGGCGATGAATATTGCCATCGACAGGGCGGCCGTCGCCAAAGATCTCTTTCACAACTTTGCAGTGCCAGCCCCTATAGCCTTGATGCTTCCCGGATGGGACAAGTTGCCACCCATTCCATACGACCCAAAAAGAGCTAAGCAATTGTTAGCCCAAGCCGGATATCCCAATGGCTTCAGCTTCAAACTTCTCACTCATGACAAGGAACCGATGCTTCCATTGCTGGCACAAGCGGTAGTAGGTTATTGGGAAGCTATTGGCCTGAGGGGAGAGATCGTCCCAGGTGATTATGCCACGTGGCGTGACACCAACAAGACTGGCAAAACTGCGGGCTGGCTCTGGACGCATACGCTTGGCGACTTTCCCGACTGGTCTGAGAGGCTTATGAGTTATGAAATGCCGAATGCATCGACGCCGCTCTGGGAGGGCGAAGAGACAAAGTCTTTGGTAAGAAAAACACTTGCTGAAATGGATTTGAAAAAAAGAGACGCCGATTTCAGGGACCTTGCGAAGGCATATCGCGCCGCATATACACACATTCCGCTCGTCTATGTGGCAAGGTTGCACAGCGTAAGCCCAAAGGTTGGCCAGTGGTCCCCGGGGCACCAACTTTACCCGAAAAATTTTGTATTTGCCCGGCATGCGAAACCGCTCAATACCCCGAGGCTTTTTACACCG of the Syntrophorhabdaceae bacterium genome contains:
- a CDS encoding ABC transporter permease, whose amino-acid sequence is MFKPLMSRYVSIRLIQGIIALFVASIVVFCLARLTGNPLSMLLPETATQQEYDALAKQLGFDKPLPVQYLIFVSKAIRGDFGKSIRYRKPVTDSIVERAPATIKLALAAAVVSFVIALPLGVVAAVKRDKWQDFLAKAFAILGQSIPTFWLGIMLIQLFAVLSGWFPAGGYGGFRYWILPAITIGYNSTAGVLRLTRSAMLDVLGSDYVRLARIKGLPNRRVIWKHALRNALIPVVTFSGIIYVHLLMGSVVTETIFAWPGIGRLAYESVLYRDFPMIQALIILFVGLYIVFNLMIDLSYSYLDPRVRFVKE
- a CDS encoding CapA family protein, with protein sequence MEQTNGKKDVDFFAVGDVVIARKDWEQSFARVESILKKADICFFNCETPYGESGCPGMAPTGAPPHHPRGMPALAQAGFNVCTLANNHTLDWGIDPVAECRGRLQKLGIAVCGAGKNIDEAREPAIVERKGVKIAFLGYCSTGPNLYLAEENKPGCAMVRIHTLYEPYDFQPGTPFTKVLTWAYKLDLEAMVEDIRKAREKADLVVMTDHWGVHNVPVMIPDYGFEVGHAAIDAGADLVLGTHPHILKGIEVYKGKVIVHSLGNFCMERRAAEGEDDQRILTLKSFADMRNKIYGPLHPDQAKSLILKCHISDGRFTRISYVPVQLDMTMANPEPLEKADPRAQAIFAYMQEITKKAGLSTEYRWDGDEVVVEV
- a CDS encoding ABC transporter substrate-binding protein, with product MKLRLSLIVVVIALLVFFVSTALSATPKPEGTLVVGLFSLAEEGFLPDRCSGTASPLWEPVYDFLIYGNSVNMKPIPGLAERWEYSKDYKTLTFHLRKGVQFHDGWGELTAEDVKFTIELNARPTSTNLRSSDLRKIASMEVRDRYTLALHLKEPDPMLWLSFSTADNTGLGILCKKYVETIGEEKANRQPLGSGPYRFVEQKSGDYAKFEAYDSHWLVVPEFKYLVIRIVPEESTRVAMLKTGELDIAMELGMNKIPELEKTGLRTIVQRNTVTDFIALGGLLIPEDKRYVEGYHRKDPWKDVRVREAMNIAIDRAAVAKDLFHNFAVPAPIALMLPGWDKLPPIPYDPKRAKQLLAQAGYPNGFSFKLLTHDKEPMLPLLAQAVVGYWEAIGLRGEIVPGDYATWRDTNKTGKTAGWLWTHTLGDFPDWSERLMSYEMPNASTPLWEGEETKSLVRKTLAEMDLKKRDADFRDLAKAYRAAYTHIPLVYVARLHSVSPKVGQWSPGHQLYPKNFVFARHAKPLNTPRLFTP